The Fusobacterium pseudoperiodonticum DNA window TTAGGATCATCATTTAAACCTTTTGTGTACCTAAAAGCCTTAGAAGAAGGATACGAACCTTATTCTGTTGTAGTAAATGACTTTGTGGCTTATGGAAAATGGGCACCTAAGAACTTTGATGGTAGATATACATTTAACTCTACTTTAGTAAACTCTTTAAATTTATCACTAAATATCCCAGCTGTTAAATTAATGGATGCAGTTACTGTTGATGCTTTTAAAGAAGAAATGACTGATAAAATAAAATTGACTTCTGAAATACAAAACTTGACAACTGCTTTAGGTTCTGTTGACAGTACTCCAGTAAATACAGCAGCGAACTTCTCAATTTTTGTCAATGGTGGATATATAGTAAAACCTAATATAATAAGAGAAATTAGAGACAATCAAGATATTCTTATCTATGTTGCAGATATTGAAAAAGTAAAAGCTTTTGATAGTGTTGATGTAAGTGTAATAACAGCTATGTTAAAATCTGTTGTAAGCAACGGTACTGCTACTAAAGCAAGAGTTGTAGATAAATCAGGTAGACCTATACAACAAGGTGGAAAAACAGGAACAACAAGTGAACATAGAACAGCTTGGTTTGTTGGTATAACTCCTGAATATGTAACTGTTTGCTATATAGGTAGAGATGATAACAAACCTATGTATGGTAAGATGACTGGGGGAAGTGCAGTTGCACCTATGTGGGCTAGATACTATCAAACTCTTATAAATAAAGGACTATACACTCCAGGTAAATTTGAATTCTTAGAAAACTATTTAGAAACTGGAGACCTAGTAAAACAAAATATAGATATCTATACTGGTTTATTAGATGGACCTAATAGTAAAGAAATGGTAATTAGAAAAGGTAGACTGCAAGTTGAAAGTGCAGCAAAATATAAGAATGGTATTGCTTCGCTATTTGGTTTAGAAGCTTCTGCAGGTGGTGGAGTATATGTAGAATCATCTTCTGACGGAATTATAATTGATAGTGCTTCAGGTGAAGGTGGTAGCTCTGAAGGAGGCTCATCTGAAAATTCAGGTGGAAACAATGTAGGTCCTTCTGCTCCTTCTGGACAAGTTGAAACTAATAAGGAAAAAGATGGTGACAGCCTAACTGATAGACTTTTAGGAGATTAATATGTCAATAGTAAATGAAAAAAAATCTGAACTGAATGAAAGACAACTTGAAGCAGTTAATACTGTTAAAGGTCCTGTTGTAATAATAGCAGGACCCGGAACAGGTAAAACTAAGACTCTTGTTGAAAGAACTGTTAATATACTTGTAAACGAAAAAGTAGAAGCTAAAAAAATTATGATAACTACTTTTACAAATAAAGCAGCTAGAGAACTAGAACTTAGAATAAATGAAAGTTTGGAAAAAGCAAACGTAAATATAGATATAAGTGATATGTATATAGGAACTATGCACTCTATATGGACTAGACTTATTGAAGAGAATATTACCTATTCTGATTTCTTTGATAACTTCGAGCTTATGAGTGGAGACTATGAGCAACATTTTTTCATTTACTCAAGATTAAAAGAATATAAAAAATTGGAAGATTATCAAAAGTTTTTTGATAATCTTTCTAATAATACTGGAAAATATCAAGGAGATTGGGCTAGAAGTTCTTTTTTAAAGAATAAAATAAATGATTTAAATGAAAATGCTATAGATATTGAAAATATACAAACAAGTGATGTTTATATAAACTTCATAAAAGAAGCCTATAAACTATATATAAAACAACTTTATGAAGCTAATATTGTTGATTTTTCATATTTACAAGTTGAATTTTTCAATATGCTTGTAAAACATAAGGAATTTTTAGAAAAAATAAGCCATGACTTTGAATACATCATGGTAGATGAGTATCAAGATAGTAATAAAATTCAAGAGAAAATATTACTTCTAATTTCAAAAGCTAGAAAGAATATCTGTGTTGTTGGAGATGAAGATCAATCTATATATAGGTTTAGAGGAGCTAGTTCTGAAAATATTTTAAATTTCCCTAAACATTTTGATGAAGATGAATGCAAAATTATAATTTTAGAAGAAAATTATCGTTCAGTAACTGATATAGTTGAGTTTAATAATAAATGGATTTCATCTATAGATTGGCAAGGAAATAGATTTGATAAGAATATCGTATCTATGAGAGATACAGATATTTTTGGAAAAAATGTTTTTCATATCTCAGGAAAAACTATGGATGAAAATATTAAAAATACTGTAATTTTTATAAAAAAATTGAAACAACATAATAAAATTACAAACTATAATCAAATTGCAGTCCTATTTGCAAATTTCAAAAACAACTCTGCAAAGAAATTGGAAGTTGCTTTAAAGAAAGAAAATATAGAAGTCTATTCTCCTAGAACAAAAGTTTTTTTTGAAATGTATGAAATAAAACTAACTTTAGGAATAATTTTAGCTTGTTTCAAAAAATATTTTCCAGAAGATAGCATAGATGAATATTTAACTGAATGCATAGATTTTGCAAGGTTAGTAATAAAAAAAGATAGTGATTTTTTAGCTTGGATAAAAGAAAAAATTGAAAATATTTCAGAAGAAAGTTTTGACTCTTTAAATGAAATTTTCTATGAATTTTTAAATTTCACTTACTATAAAAATGTATTAAACGAAGAAACTCCTGTTGATTCAAGAGCTAATCATAATTTAGCTATACTTAGTAAAATATTTAAGAATTTCCAAAAATATGTACATTATAGAAAAATAACTTCTGAAGATGATTTTTCTGTAGTTAAATATTTTTTTACAGGTTATCTTGATATTTTAAAAGAATCAAGAGTTGATGAGATTTTCTCTGAGGAAGATTATCCAAATGAATGTATCCCATTTTTAACTATACATCAATCAAAAGGGCTAGAATTTCCTGTTGTTATAGTATTTTCATTGAATTCTAAGCCTAATAGATATGAAGACGATGACATATCAAGACAAACAAGTATCGATAGACTTATCAATTCAAGTTCTAAACTTTCTGAAAATGATAAAGAAAAATTTGATTTTTACAGAAAATTTTATGTGGCATTCAGTA harbors:
- a CDS encoding transglycosylase domain-containing protein → MKKLLIILLKLIAVLFVVGALGVFAIIIKYRLELPNIQSMVEDYKPQMATTIYDKNNNVVDVLEAESRDAVKLEDVSPYVKEAFLAIEDKKFYSHHGLHFKGIIRAVLTNFLKGKATQGGSSITQQLAKNAFLTPERTFARKVKEAILTYQIERTYTKDEILERYLNEIYFGSGSYGIKNAADQYFRKDPKDLNIAEAALLAGIPNRPTKYDPNRSLENALHRQQIILKEMFEDGRITKEEYEEALAYKFELENEENVKNVPENTSIIYNRRPKKAYNNPELTTIVENYLAEIYDDEQIYSSGLKIYTTIDLDYQKVARDAFNAYPYFKNKEINGAMVTLDPFTGGIVSIVGGKNFKAGNFDRATMARRQLGSSFKPFVYLKALEEGYEPYSVVVNDFVAYGKWAPKNFDGRYTFNSTLVNSLNLSLNIPAVKLMDAVTVDAFKEEMTDKIKLTSEIQNLTTALGSVDSTPVNTAANFSIFVNGGYIVKPNIIREIRDNQDILIYVADIEKVKAFDSVDVSVITAMLKSVVSNGTATKARVVDKSGRPIQQGGKTGTTSEHRTAWFVGITPEYVTVCYIGRDDNKPMYGKMTGGSAVAPMWARYYQTLINKGLYTPGKFEFLENYLETGDLVKQNIDIYTGLLDGPNSKEMVIRKGRLQVESAAKYKNGIASLFGLEASAGGGVYVESSSDGIIIDSASGEGGSSEGGSSENSGGNNVGPSAPSGQVETNKEKDGDSLTDRLLGD
- a CDS encoding ATP-dependent DNA helicase — its product is MSIVNEKKSELNERQLEAVNTVKGPVVIIAGPGTGKTKTLVERTVNILVNEKVEAKKIMITTFTNKAARELELRINESLEKANVNIDISDMYIGTMHSIWTRLIEENITYSDFFDNFELMSGDYEQHFFIYSRLKEYKKLEDYQKFFDNLSNNTGKYQGDWARSSFLKNKINDLNENAIDIENIQTSDVYINFIKEAYKLYIKQLYEANIVDFSYLQVEFFNMLVKHKEFLEKISHDFEYIMVDEYQDSNKIQEKILLLISKARKNICVVGDEDQSIYRFRGASSENILNFPKHFDEDECKIIILEENYRSVTDIVEFNNKWISSIDWQGNRFDKNIVSMRDTDIFGKNVFHISGKTMDENIKNTVIFIKKLKQHNKITNYNQIAVLFANFKNNSAKKLEVALKKENIEVYSPRTKVFFEMYEIKLTLGIILACFKKYFPEDSIDEYLTECIDFARLVIKKDSDFLAWIKEKIENISEESFDSLNEIFYEFLNFTYYKNVLNEETPVDSRANHNLAILSKIFKNFQKYVHYRKITSEDDFSVVKYFFTGYLDILKESRVDEIFSEEDYPNECIPFLTIHQSKGLEFPVVIVFSLNSKPNRYEDDDISRQTSIDRLINSSSKLSENDKEKFDFYRKFYVAFSRAKNLLVLSSYEMGISENFKPFFYSIRGVNSLQFDINEVNLDEVTKKDERKILSYTTDIAPYRHCPMKYYLVREKEYSTFSKKIFNLGIITHKAIEHINKLFLQKKNPFLDNEYIENLIKNIYRFQNIDLDDNFERIMFIVKKYIEDEKDNFEYIKKVEASEFRIENDYILYGQIDLILEDENEIQIIDFKTGKYNEFEYSSNYRQQLSLYKLLLQKKYDKDIKTYLYYLEEDEPKKEILITDEELEEDFKNINKTTQNILDNKFPKIPYNHNICGICEFKNYCWGLE